tagtaaagaaactattacagaacaagtttttcaataaaatcagaacacttaggtgcatggattaatacatctgaactcatgcagtaggaactaagaaatatgaaatgctagaaccagacacaactttatgtatttttttattttaatttcatttaactgatttttttcttaacgttcttggcattttgctccacacaaagttaaacaaaacaatgttgattaaggtgtgtgtgtctgagagagatagagagggtgagagggagagagatggagttaaaaaaaattaaaaaacccgactggagcggaggtactgatgcagcacgtcagctgtcttgtcaaatgcaccatgtaaattacgaaaaaagtaactttaaatattcaaccgaaaaagaggcgagctgaagaaagcctagggaaaactgaagaaacgtgagcaacagtgaagcaatcacagcgagatccgttactgtctgtgtgtgtgcgtggatgagccggacggactgcgctcccggccggctgcagagttttgtatgtagggaggggcgggcgctctatgtgactggccaatcacagagcgtgaagacagtcagttacccaatcaggattttccttcagcacgattacagatatttacgaggtttactagttttatgctcgtattcgtcaaaaatgtttTATCCGTACcgaatactcgtctgaaacgagtatccggctcatccctatttgTGACCCATTGTTACCACTTTTTTTTTTCCCAGAATTCCTAATGTAACCATTAACAGTAACGATTTAGTATGCTAGATAATATAGCATGTTGTGCGTTAATGGTAAAAACGAGGCAGTTTTTAACTGTCCTGGTTTATTTACTTCAAAATAACAGTAACTCAGTGCCACCAACAATCTGGAAAAACCTTACAAACACCAGGCCAGTACTTCCAGAACCCGCCCTGAACCTTCTCAGACTTGCCCTTTACTGGCTCCTGACACAAGTGTGTTGCCGGGGCAACAAACTAGCAGAActctctaccagccaatagaggactGGCTGCGTTCACAGACAACAGGTGCGTCATTAAACATTTCCCAACAAGAACAGAACACATAAAACAACTCCTTAAATGATTTTTGCAAACAACGGAACGCATTACACGAGGCATCCCAGCTCTAACTTCACTTCCTGTTCGGCTGCTTCAAGCCAAGAATGCGCAATTTTTGCACATTACAGGGGTGTGTGCAGAATGGGAGGAGGGACAGAGAGTAGGTTGATGGATGAGTTATGATCAGTCATTAACAATGACGACGATTGACAAGGTTCTCCCAGGGTTACACATTTCAGGGGtgattaaaatgatttttttggacacgtttaatttattggttgccatcTGAAGAGCATTCATTTCAAGCAATGTGTCAACAAATGCTCTAGAAAAATATCATCCACTCTACCTTTGATTGAAAAAAGTTATTACATTCTGATTTTTTTTGTATAACAGTAAAACTCTAGCCTTAATTTGCTTTTttatcacctgttcctgtcaggaCACCACTCTGGCTCTTTGGATCCCCTGTGCTGCTTTGTCAGCAGCTGAGACTGGACTGTCCGTGTGGTGCTTCATCGTTGGTCTAACTCTGAGAGGCCTGGCGCCCTGTGGGAACAGCTACATCAAAGAGCAGGTGTGTTGCATTTAGATACTATCTATCAACTTGTTGTAGAAGAGGTGTCAAGGTTCAGTGTTTCATTTTTTTAGCTTAAAGTATAAAGAAAATTGTTTCAGAAAATAGTcccattaaagctgttatagcaaatttggaaagcaAATTAGcatattttttcatgcctcttagcaACCTCctaatagggctgggcgatatgacgattttagaccgttttacgatctacacatctgacggtctgtcatttttgagagaccgttttatcacgattcacagctctgctgttgaatttctgcctctgaatgaaaagggaacttacctcaggcgaatgacaagcctttgtttgacccttaaccaatcagagtgagtaatatattagtgccccgcttgttttcatttgtgtgtgaacaaacatggcttcgccgcggctgagcgacacgttccgaagaggaacgcagggtttccttagcgcgcggcgctaacaacttagcaacgtgacatgtctcggagaaagcttaaaaacacgttggacgcttcttctgaagcaggaaaataacaccgcttcttaagcagagcacgacgtcaccttggctcgttcaccctctgccgagccggtgtcggtaccggactgagctcggtcactgggtcgctggagctgcgccgtgactgcctgatggaaaaccagcgggtttcatcagactcgtagtttcttgtttttgttggggacccctgtaatttaccgctccctcctgcagtcttcccctattaacatttaaaatgattctgtaaatccgtgtatcaatagaaacaatctctgcctctgccagcttcagtaaatgtagtttccaaataataagacgtgcattcatctgtgtatctcctttgatccgcattagtgatattttcagcaccagaacagtgaagcaaagaaagattcctgagtttgttagtaattttatttattaggtgcatctaacctgttctatttttctctgaaatgagatcaaatcagtgcttctatgggttgtctccaatctgcactggaaaattttactttatttagagacttgttgcagaaaatattcagaatgcgcagttttttgctaccacaagagaTCTCTGGTCcacccgcacatcagagccgtatttgagcttaactatccactacatgagcaactgggagctacatagtattttgaacaagttaatgtttgcacaatacgtttgcaattgacatgtttgcactttaaatatgtttacgattttaatttatgttaagttactagaaaaacgagaaaaacagattttggtaattgtttctctcagggcttttatcatctctggtgtgagtttaaaatataagtgtgttagcactgtgctgattatccctaatatgaataaatgtttatttattcaatgtttctcttctttaatacgcaattgaagttatgctattcatggataaaaaatcgtgataaaatcgaaatcgtgataaaataatggaaaaatcgtgatattctatttttgccatatcgcccagccctacctcctaacatagtatagctataaatatattgtagtGGTTAAAAAAAAGGATAAAGTAGCTTTCTCACATTTATCTACAAACCTCCCTATACGCACCCAACTGGGATAATGCTCAATTTTTTAAGGATTTGTTTTCACTACTACCTAATTTGGACACACATAATCTGATTTTGGGGGGAGACCTGAACTGTGTCCTAGATTTAACTATGGACCGCTCTAGCCCAACAATTAATGTGTTAAGTAAATCTGCTCAATGTGTTAATTCCTTTTGTAAGACATACTGTATGGTATATTCGATCCATGGAGATATGCAAATCCGACTGCAAGACAGTACTCCTTTTATTCCCCGCCACACCAAACTTATACTAGGATGGATTATTTTTTGTTAGACAATAAATTGACCCCTATGGTAATGAATGTAGAATACCCTGGTATAGTATTATCTGACCATAGCCCGGTCACACTGAAACTTAAATTCCCTGAGTATACACCACCTCAGAGGATGTGGCGCCTTAATAGTAGATTATTGGCTGATGAGGATTTTAAAGAATTCATTAATTCGCAAATAGTTTTTTTCCTGGATCTTAACGATACTTCTGATATAAGCAGTGGCACTTTATGGGAATCATTGAAAGCATATATACGTGGACAAATCATTTCATACAGTGCTggtgaaaggaaaagaaaaatgaaacGTACCACAGAATTAATGAAAGCAATAAAAGAAGTTGACCGGGCAAATTCTATGACTCCATTAGAGGAGCTGCATAGCAAAAGGATTCTGCTCCAGACTGAATATGATATCCTGACAAGTCAGCATGAGGAGGACTCATATCTTAGGTTAAGACAAGTTCTCTATGAGCATGACGAGCGTGCTGTAAACTCCTGAGCTACCAACTGAAACGATCAGCAACTGCTGGTAGGATAGTAGAGATAGGAGATAATATGGGTAATAAAATTATAGATCAGATGGGTATTAATAATGAATTTAAATCTTTTTATGAGGACTTGTACACCTCAGAAATAAATATAGGGACCGAGTGAAGGATTTTTTTGAAAACCTTGAAATATCACCACTAGAGGCAGCTGACAGAGATAGGTTGGAGGAACCCATATCGACCACGGAGATAGACAAAGCAATTCGGAGTATGAATACAGGAAAAGCGCCGGGCCCTGATGGCTACCCAAGTGAGTTTTACAAAACATTTGCTCCCAAACTGATACCCTTGCTTTGCAGAGTGTTTATGGAAGCTCTTGATAAAAAAGATTTGCCCAAAACAATGTTGCAAGCTTTGATCTCTGTACTCCTTAAGAAGAATAAGGACCCACTTAAATGTGAGTCGTATCACCCAGTAAGTTTACTTGGATGTGATTATAAAATACTGACTAAAGTACTGGCAGCTAGAATTGAGCTTATTATAAATAAGATAATACATCCTGATCAGACAGGGTTTGTTACAGGTAGACAACTCTCCAGCAATCTCCGCCGTCTGTTCAATGTAATATATACTGCTGAAGATAACAATGTACCAGAGATTGTGATATCCCTTGATGCCCACAAAGCCTTTGACAGAATAGAATATTATTATCTATTTATGGCTCTTGAAAGATTTGGCTTTGGTCCAACATTTTGTTCGTggattaaaataatttatttgagCCCCCAGGCTAGGGTGAGAACAAATAATATAATATCTGAACCCTTCTCTCTACTCCGGGGTACAAGACAGAGGTGCCCTTTGTCACCCCTGCTCTTTGATGTGGCAATTGAACCTCTTGCGATAAAGCTGAGACAGGCTGCTGAATTGGTGGGGATACAAAGGGGGACGCAAAATCATAGGCTATCCTTATATGCGGAcgatctcctcctcttcctgtcaAACCCTGACATTAGTATCCCGGTGGCACTTGGTATTATCAAGGATTTTGGGGGGGTGTCGGgctataaaattaatttaaacaAAGGTGTTCTTTTCCCCATTAATAAACAGGCGAGGAAACTTTCTTTCCGGGCCTATCCCTTGGCAATACATAAGGACAAATTCACGTATTTAGGTGTTAATGTAACTAGTAAATATAAAGATTTGCTGGACAATAACTTTAAGGTTACACTGGACAAAGCAAAATTAGATATGGAAAGGTGGGCATCGCTCCCCTTATCATTAGCAGGGAAGATAAATTCTGTTAAAATGAATATAATGCCACGGTTCCTTTATTTATTTCAGACGATACCAATTTTCATTCCTAAATCATTTTTTAAGGAATTGAACAAATGTACATCTACCTTTATCTGGAAAAAAAGAGTACCCAGGATAAGAAGAGAGTTTCTGGAGAGACAGAAAGAAGAAGGAGGCCTGGCTCTGCCGAATTATATGCACTATTATTTTGCTGCTAATATACATAAGTTGTTATTTTGGGTCAAAGGGTTAGATGAGGATGAAACCCCAATATGGGTTCATATGGAAAGGTATGTCTCTAGTCCAGTGTCCCTGCGCTCCCTGGTCTGCGCTCCTCTACCCTTGAGCAAACATCTTTACACAAATAACCTGGTGATATCTAACTCTTTGAAAATTTGGACTCAACTCAGATTACATTTTGGAAACAGGAATGCCCTCCTAGCTTCTCCCATCTATAGAAATCACTTGTTTTCCCCAGCCCTTGGAGGAACAGCCTTTAGGGAATGGCACAGAGCTGGGGTGGAATGCGTCAAACATCTTTTTAAAAATGGTACTTTTATGTCTGCTGCTCAACTGGAAAAGGACTATGGAATCTCCTCCAAGACTAACTATTTCAGATATCTCCAGGTTCGGGACTTTGTGAAAAAGTCATTCAGCCCCACCCTCGAGCTTCCACAAAGCGGATGGATACATGAGCTGATGGGCACAGATCCGACCGCTAAGGGGACAATCTCCACGTTATATGCAAGTATTCAGAATGTGGCTTCCCCCTCCCTGGACAACGTAAGAAGGAAATGGGAGGAAGAATTGGGGCTGGACATTTCAGAGGTTGACTGGGGAGGGGCAGTAGATCTAGTACACTCTGCTTCTGTATGTATAAGACATGGATTGATACAGTTTAAGGTGTTACATAGACTCCACTTGTCAAAGGAGAAACTGGCAAGAATGTACCGGGGTCCGATCCGACCTGCCCCAGATGTAAACAGGTGCCAGCCAACTTATGCCACATGTTTTGGTCTTGTCCCAGGCTGAAAGACTTTTGGGCTAACATCTTTAGAACGTTCTCACTCATTTTTAACGAAGACATCGAACCAATGCCTCTGACAGCCATCTTTGGTGTGGCACAGACGGAAACTCGGCTAACAGCCTCTCAGAGGAAGGCACTAGCATTTACCTCATTGTTGGCCAGGAGACTGATTCTATTTAACTGGATAAAGGCAACACCGCCATCCCACAAACGCTGGTTGGAAGAAGTGATGGCACACCTCAAATTAGAACATCTCAGATTTACGATTCAGGGCAACACCAAAAAATTCTTTAAGGTCTGGCAGCCTTTCATTTCTTATTTTGAAGATAAGTTTCCGTCTACTCCATAACTGGCAActtcctaccccccccccccctttttttttttattttattttattttatttttttttgtctgggtatagttttattttgcattgtGTTGTAGGACTTGAGTTCGAGCTTTTTTGTGTGAATTATATGCTTTTTGAAAACGTAATAAAAACACTGAttatctaaaaacctccaccaataacacattttggtcTCGCGGAAATGGCACACTTCTCTGGGTCttccattcattacgcactcacgtatttagcaacagaacaccacttgtGTGAGAGGTTCatggctcaataacatcagaggagaaacagctggctgctaccacttcaactttaggacaaactaccaaagtcccaaaaagataaacaccatttaaagtcacaGACTACAAAAGACATTTGAACCTAGAAAACGGTGATGGGTGTTTAGCGCtaactcgtttcctctggcaatgtgggtttccagTTCCAGTATACGCAGATCCAAGAAATAAACCGaagaggaggggtgagtgtttggtgactgtgtttgcgttcaaaCCCATCTTGTTTGCAAattcgctataacagctttaaaatcATCTTTTGCGTGTTCATTCTGTGTAATCCATCAAATTCCTTTGcgtgttttttttaaacacagtatagtaaagatttgtttttacTGTTTAGCCTGGGAAATTTTGGCCaacactgtagccttcctcaCAGCGCCACCAGCTAGTGTTAGCTGAAACTTGTCCGCTTTAAgggtaaaaacaaatctttacCATGCTTTGTTTGGAAAAGAATATAACAATAGGTTGTCTGAACAGGACAAAGGTTGTTTAATTAGTCTGAAATTAACTCGTTACAGTGAATTTTAAATAAAGCTTCTCACATTGCTACTAAAGTTAGTAGCTTGGCTTCTCTATGCACCACCTTGGTCATGTTGCTTGATGTAATGGCAATACATACTTTCTTTTAAAGTAAGAAAAAATAGATATCTTTTTTCATTTTTgatcagtttgtttttaaaaagctttattgtttttgttgCCCCTGTCTGATTCGGATCCATCTCATACCAACACTGTTGCTCTCTGTGTGGTAATTATACAACCCAACACGTAGCGCTGCTGTCATCAGCCTTCACACTtaacttttttctctctcctaGCTGGAGGAAGAGGCTGAGTGCTCTCCGCACTCCCGCCGCCTGATGGGAAAACGCTCAAATCCTGAAGTTTAACCAACCTCTGTTTTCAGTGTCTTTTCATTTCAAACTGTGTGCATCTTTATGTTTCTGTACTGAATATCATATGAATATTCATGTGTAGATGCCACAGAGATGGTTGGTATCCTCTCAGCCTTATCAGTTAGACTTGATCACTGTTTGGGGTTAGAAATACCCATCAGTGTTAATGATGTTTCAGCATGAAGGAAcccattttaatgaagaaataATATTTTTACTTTAGTTGTTTTAACCTGTCCAGATCTTTATTATggtcaaatgttttattattttactgcTTACAAACATTATAAATCACCCTGTGTGTGCTGCATTCAACCGACCGTTTCATAAGTTTTTCTGAATTCATTTTTGATTTCCTTTAGTTTAATTATCCTTTTCTCTGTTTAGTGGCATTAAGTATAAAATAATGCAGAGTGTATTTGATTAGGTATACTTTAGAAATGAGCTGGAAACTAAATCAGAAAGGGTGGACAGCAGCTCCTGAAGACACAGAGGACAGATTGTTGTAATTATCAAGGGAAAACCTCTGTCATTTTTTTGTGCAGCTTTCTGTAGAGTAAACAAACCATCATCTTTTAACACAGCTGTGTTGTATAAGAACGTCTTGTGTCAACTTTTTTATTTGTTATCAGCATTTTTTGTCAACCTTGTGCAATAATGTGTTGAATTTGAGAAAATGTGCTTCAACGAGAGAATGCTGGTGAGGATTAAATCGGAGTGCATTTCACTAGATGTGTATGCTGTTTTTTTGTTTTCCCTTGCTGTGACTGACGCATCAACAAAACTGTGCACTGATTGTCTGTTTTTGTATGTTAAGTGGGGTCAAATTAAAAGGTTAAAACCAGTATGTGGGCCAGTAGCCTCAGCTGTCACTGAACAACTCCCAACTCCAGAGAAAGGATCAGATCAGCCATGAAACAGTTAATCTAGTGCCATGTTCAATCATGTGGAAGGAAATCATAGCATACAGTAGTAATCCTGAGGCTGTGGGGGTAAATATTGATAACAGTGTTGACTGGTTCAGTCACAGCATATCTGTAAATGGCACTGATGTCATTCTGTGCTGTCCtgacataattttttttaatataattttatatTAATATAACTTGTTGAAAAAATTGTAAAATTTATGCTTGTACTAAAATAGTATGTCCTTCTGTTGACATGCATTCTTATTTTTTCATGATTTATTTAACACTTTTGTATCAGCGGAGGTTTTAGACTAACACTAAAGGGGCCTGCTGCTCTGTTAGAGAGGCACATTTGTAAGAAAACATTAATATGCCTTTAAGTGTTTCCAATTTTTGTGTGCAATTACAACaatagagctccaggagttgacgtcacttctcccggcatgcaacagttcaaatcaaaacggcgccatattggcaggcagaagcccgcagctggactatttgttattgccagaaaactcaaacgggaaatatggtagattcctgttgtgccccaagatgcagaacagacatggacgacataagggatgagccatctacaggattccccaagatctggagcgccacaaacgttggatcattgtaataaaacgcgctagtgaccgggctaaaatgaaactgtgggatcccgagagtaaaggttttcacatatgcagcgaccacttcatataagggacttaaaccaacgtttcctcaactgtatatggtatttattttaaatgcttttattacgattcttagtgggcttcctaaacttattttagcgtggctttttctgtcttattactcagcaACAAGTAAATGTCACGTAAAAcggtgcctcgtgagttctgcgtgctgccgtttacgtgttttatgatcacagcaattaaccggctaag
This genomic window from Nothobranchius furzeri strain GRZ-AD chromosome 9, NfurGRZ-RIMD1, whole genome shotgun sequence contains:
- the krtcap3 gene encoding keratinocyte-associated protein 3 isoform X1; this translates as MCSFDKDKGPGRLMKKGLTLILVGHINFILGAIVHGNVLRHISKPNQQISTEYTVANIISVTSGLLSIASGIIAIVVSRNLHEFKLQVGLLIASFLNALLSAACCTGLLLAVGITVANNGKGLMFGCNETAVPISARSPVSAHCPFDTTRIYDTTLALWIPCAALSAAETGLSVWCFIVGLTLRGLAPCGNSYIKEQVRDFVKKSFSPTLELPQSGWIHELMGTDPTAKGTISTLYASIQNVASPSLDNVRRKWEEELGLDISEVDWGGAVDLVHSASVCIRHGLIQFKVLHRLHLSKEKLARMYRGPIRPAPDVNRCQPTYATCFGLVPG